Below is a window of Cytophagaceae bacterium DNA.
GTAACGTTGTTAGGATTATTTTCCAGTCTTGAAATCTGAGCCTTTTGAACTCCAATTAGTTTCCCTAGTTCCTCCTGAGTAAGATTTCTTTCTAATCTTGAATTTTTAATAGCCTGACCTATAATTTCCATTTGAAGTTCATATTCAAATAAATCTCTCGATGGTGTCCCAGCGTGCCCAACCAGTTCATCCTGCACTTCTTCCAGTGTAAATACTTTCATCTTAAGTTTTTATTTTCTAAATATTTTTTTCTGATTTTTTCAGCCTTTAAAATCTCATTTTCAGGAACTTTACTTCTTTTTTTTACAAAACCGTGAGTGCAAATAACCAAAGTTTCCAATCCATTTTTCTTTTCCCAAAATGCCAAAATTCTGTGTTGAATTCCCTGAAATAATGTTCTAAATTCCCAAATATCATTACTTAATTTCTTAAACAGCTCTGAATCAATGCCTTCCTGAGC
It encodes the following:
- a CDS encoding helix-turn-helix transcriptional regulator — translated: MKVFTLEEVQDELVGHAGTPSRDLFEYELQMEIIGQAIKNSRLERNLTQEELGKLIGVQKAQISRLENNPNNVTIDTLIRVFTALKAKVKFQIELSGIKLNVG
- a CDS encoding type II toxin-antitoxin system RelE/ParE family toxin, whose amino-acid sequence is MPKQFEIVFLEEAYDYLKSIERKHYEKILFNLRKAQEGIDSELFKKLSNDIWEFRTLFQGIQHRILAFWEKKNGLETLVICTHGFVKKRSKVPENEILKAEKIRKKYLENKNLR